The nucleotide window TGCGGCGTGCGAAATCCACACACCTAGTCATGAGAACCACCATCCGCACCACCATCGGCCTCCTCGCCGGCGTCATCCTCTCCGCCACTGCTGGCGCGCAGACCATCAGCCTGAAGGGCTCCGACACCCTCGGTGCCAAGCTCGTTCCGCAGTGGGCCGAAAGCTTCAAGTCCAAGCACTCCGGCGTGAAGTTCGAAATCGCCGCCGAAGGTTCCTCCACGGCTTTCCCGGCGCTCGCCAACGGCACCGCCCACATCGGCATGTCCTCCCGCAAGGCCAAGCCGGATGAAATCACCGCCGCCCGCGCGAAGGGCATCAAGCTGAATGAAGTGGAAGCCTGCCACGACATGATCGTGGTGATCACCAACAAGGCGAATCCGATCAAGGCCCTCACCAAGGATCAGGTCGCCAAGATCTTCACCGGCCAGGTGAAGGACTGGAGCGAAGTCGGCGGAACCCCCGGCCCGATCTCCATCTACACCCGTAACACCTCCTCCGGCACCTACAAGGACTGGCAGACGCTCGCCATGGGCGGCCGCAACTATCCTGCCAGCTCCCAGAAGATGGCTGGCAACGAGCAGATCGCCCAGGAAGTCGCCAAGAACAAGAACGGCATCGGTTATGTCGGCCTCGCCTACTCGAAGGCTTCCGGCGTGAACGACGTCACCATCGAAGGTGTGCAGCCGGTTGCCGCCAACGCGACCAAGTATGCCTACTCCCGCGTGTGCTACCTCTACGTCCCGGAAAACGCCGATGCCCTGACCAAGGAGTTCATCGAGTTCGCCAAGGGCAAAGAAGGCCAGAGCATCGCCACCCGCGTCGGTTTCGTTCCGGCTCATTGATCGGCTCGGAGCACCCGCTCCCGTCCATTTCCAAATCCCGGCGGAGACTGATCCGCCGGGATTGCCTTTTCCTCTTCCGTTAGCCACGTTTGCCCGCCCATACCGAGCATGTCGGAGCCCAAGCCAAGTCCAGTCCCCGCCGGTCATCCCTTCCGTTTCAAGGGCCGCAGTACCGAAGGTCTGATCAAGGCGTTTTTCGGCGGTAACGCCGCGCTGACGATCATCATTCTGATTCTCATCATCGTTTTCCTCCTGCGCGAGGGCATCGGGTTCTTCCCGAAGTACCGCCAGGAGCTCCAGGTCTATCGCCATTCGGGCCTCGAATTCGTCGATATCGCCCGCAAGGACCTGACCGCGCAGGAGCAGATGGTTTCGCTCCTGAACCGCGCTTACTACGCGCAGATCAATGCCGCCTGCCGCAAGGAGATGCTCCGCTCGCAGGAGGCTACCGCGATCTCGAACTACGTTGGCGAGGCGATCACGCCCGCGCGCGACGCACTCCTGCGCATCAATGCCCCCGCCGACACCGAACCCGCCCCTGAAGGTGAGGGCACCGGTGAAAAGGCACCTGCCAAGCCCGCCCCGCCTGCGGAACTGCTGGCGAAACTCTCCGCCAAGTATCAGTCCCAGCTTCAGGACGCCTTGGCTGGCAAGGCAGGTGAAGGCCTGCCGAAGACCCCGCACCTGACCTCCGCGGAGGTAGCCGGACTACTGGAGCAGCTCAGGAACCGCGATCCTCTGTCGAAGGATGATCCGCAGTTCGTCGCGGATCTTCAGGCCGCCGTCGCCTCCAAGCAGGCTGAGGCCGCCGGTCCCTATGTGGCTTTCCGTGAAAGTATCAACGCCTTCCAGGATTCCTCGTCCGCGATGGACGGTCTGGTTTCCGAAATCTCCGAAACGGTGAAAGCCACCCGCGAGGCGGCCACGCTGAACGAGATTGAAACCGAGAAGCGGGACACGCTGCTGGCTGCCGCCGCCAAGGCGAAGGACCCGGCCGCACGCGCCCAACTCGAAAACGAGGCTACCGCGGCCGTGACCACTCCGCCGGTGGACTTCAAGAGCTCGCTGGAGCCGGTGATGGCGCGCATGCCGGAATTCAAGGAGGCGAACGCGGCGATGAGCAATGGACTGAACGAAGTCCTGCAGAAACTGCCGCAGTTGTCCGACGACAAGGCCGCCCGCTATCTCTCGGCCTTTCGCAAGGCTGCTCCGGAACTCGCCAGAGAAACCGCCGATACCATGCCCAAGCTCCAGGCTTGGAACGGTGATGAAAAGGTCGGTATGGGCAGTACGATCTGGGGGTTCGTCACCGGTCGTGACTGGATTACAGGTGGCGGTTGGCAGGACTTTTACGGCATCGTGCCGCTGTTCGCGGGTTCGCTGATGATTTCCTTGATCGCTCTCGCTCTCGCCATCCCGCTCGGTGTCGGCGCGGCGATCTACACCAACCAGCTTGCTGGTCCGCGCCAGCAGAAATTCGTGAAGCCGACCATCGAGTTCCTCCAGGCGATTCCCTCTGTGGTGCTTGGCTTCGTCGGCATCGCGGTGCTTGGCACCTGGCTTCAGGAAACCTCGATGCATGACTCGCTGTCATGGATCCCGGGATTCCCGATCCAGCAGCGTCTGAACATGTTCACCGCCGGATGCCTTTTGGGCCTGATGGCGATCCCGACGATCTTCACGCTCTCCGAGGATGCGATCAACAACGTGCCATCGGCCTTCTCCGAAGCGTCCGATGCGCTCGGTGCCTCCAAGCTGCAAACCATCTTCCGCGTCACTGTTCCGGCGGCGATCTCCGGCATCCTCGCAGCGGTGCTGCTGGGCCTCGGCCGCGTGATCGGTGAGACGATGGTGGTGCTGCTGGTGGCGGGCAACCGCATCCAGATCCCGGATTTCACCGAAGGACTCGGCACCTTCTTCCAACCGGCGCACACACTCACCGGCATCATCGCCCAGGAACTCGGCGAGGTGCCCTTCGGCAGCGTCCACTACCGCGCCCTCTTCGTCGTGGGCATCCTGCTTTTCCTGATCGTCCTGCTGATCAACTGGAGCGCCCAGCGCCTCCTGAAGCGCTTCCGCATCGGCCACCACTGATCCTTCGATGAAAAATCCCGAACAACTCATCCGCCGCGGCGTCCACCGCAACGGTATCGCCGAAGGACTCGTGAAGTCGTTCCTCGGCGGGATCACCTGGGCGATCATCGCGATCGCGCTGCTGATCTTCGGCCGCATGATTGTCGATGGCGCACCGGTCTTTTTCAAGAAAGAGGCTCCTTTCGTCGATATCGCGTTCCTGACCCACAAGACCGAGACGCTGCACGTCTTCGATGACGCGGAGGGCAACCGCCACCAGCTTCCGGCCTCCGAATTCCACCGCTGGACCGCCGAGAAGGGAGAAAGCGCGGTCTTCAACGAGCAGACCTTCGCCTACTCCGGTGGCGGTATCGCCGGTCCGATCGTCGGCACGGCATTGCTGACATTGCTGAGCGTGGCGCTCGCGCTGTTTTTCGGCGTGTGTGCGGCGATCTATCTTAGTGAATATGCGAAGCAGGGCCGTTTCATCAGTTGGGTGCGCCTTGCGATCCTGAACCTCGCGGGTGTTCCTTCCATCGTCTTCGGCCTGTTCGGCTTCGCGGTGTTCGTGTTGGCCGCGCCGATCTTCACGGATACTCCATCCGAGCGCACGCTGTTGGCGATCCCGCTGGGCTTCACCCACATCAGCTTCGAAGGCTGGGGTTCCTCGCTCATCGCCGGTGCTGCGACTCTGGCGTGCATGATCCTGCCGGTCATCATCACCGCCTCCGAGGAATCTCTCAAGGCGGTGCCACAGGGTTTTCGCGAGGCCTCGCTGGCCATCGGCGCGACCCGTTGGCACACCATCCGCAAGTGCGTGCTGCCCTACGCGCTGCCGGGCATCCTGACTTCCTCGGTACTCTCGCTCGCGCGTGCCGCCGGTGAAACCGCTCCGATCATGTTCACCGCGGCGGTGGCAGCGAAGGATGACCTCCCCTGGGAAGGCATCAAGAGTCCGCTCGCGGTATTTTCCGGACAGGTTCAGGCACTGCCGTATCACATCTACACCCTGGCCGCGCGTATCCCCACCTCGGAATACACGGAGCGCGCGCAGTTCGGCTCGGTGTTCGTGTTCCTCCTCATGATCTTCCTGTTCTCGGCGGTTTCCGTCGTGCTTCGCAACCGCGTCCGTTCGAAACTCAAATGGTAAGCGATCTTTCTCCAGACCAGACCGCAGCGGTTCCCGCCATCGAGATCGAGAATCTCCGCTTCAGCTACGGCACGAAGCAGGTTCTCCACGACATCAATCTCTCGATTCCGGCCGGCCAGATCACCGCCTTCATCGGACCCTCCGGCTGCGGCAAGTCCACGCTGCTGCGCTGCCTGAACCGCATCAACGACCGCATCCCGTCCGCGGCAATCACCGGTGGCGCCATCCGCGTCGGCGGCATTGACATCTCCCGTACGGATCTCGACCTCCAGATGCTGCGCCGCAAGGTGGGTATGGTGTTCCAGAAGTGGAATCCGTTCCCGAAATCGATCTACGATAACATCGCCTACGGCCTCCGCATCCATGGCGAGAAGAGCCGCAGCACGATCGATGATACCGTGGAGCACTGCCTCAGGGTGGTGGCGCTGTGGGACGATGTGAAGGATCGCCTCAAACAGAGCGCTTTCGGTCTCTCCGGCGGCCAGCAGCAGCGCCTGTGCATCGCCCGCACCATCGCGGTGAAGCCGGACATCATCCTCATGGACGAGCCCTGCTCGGCACTCGACCCGCTTTCCACCCTCAAGGTGGAGGAACTGCTGCTGGAGATGAAGAAGGACTACACGATCGTGATCGTGACGCACAACCTGGCCCAGGCCAGCCGTTGCTCGGACAAGACCGCGTTTTTCTACCTCGGCGAACTGATCGAGTATGGCGAAACCAGCCAGATATTCCAAACGCCAAAGGTGCCGCGCACCGAGTCCTACATCAGCGGCGGTTTCGGTTGATCTTATTTGGATCGCTGGGAGATGCGGTATTCCGAGGGTCTCCAGCCGATCCACTTCTTGAAGGTGTTCGAGAAACTGAAGGAGCTCTCGAATCCCACGGCGTGCGCGATCGTCTCGACCTTGTCATCGGTCGCGCACAGCAGCAGGCGGGCGCGTTGCAGACGCAGGAAAGTCAGGTGTTGCATCGGGCTGCGCCCGATTTCCTTGCGGCAGATCCGGCGCAGATGTTCCTCGCTCACGCAGGCGATGGCACTCAGTTCTCCGAGCGTCCAGGGCCTTCCCAGGTCAGCCTCCACGCGCTGCCACAGCCGCCATAGCCGGCTGTCCGGCTGATGAGGCTGGGCGAAGCGGATGACGTGATGATGGACCAGTTCGCTCCAGTGGTGGAGTGCCGCCAGGCTGCGTTCGCCGGAGGCTTCGGCATGAAGTCCCTCCACCGCTGCTTTCAATGTTCGCGGATCCTGCGAGCCGGTGAGAGGTGAGACGGAGGAGACGATGGGAGCCGCCTCCCGCGATTCGCGATAGCGCACCCAGGCGAAGTGCCAGGGTTTGCCCGCCACGCATTTCAGCGAGTTCATCACAAAGGGCGGCAGCAGGCATGTCTGACCGGCCTTGATGCGCTTCCATCCACCGTCCGCGAGGACCTCGCCTTCGCCCTCGAAGCACGACAGCAGGAAGGTGCCGGATTGTTCAAAGCGGGTGACTTGGAAAGGAGGCTCCGCCAGCATGATGCCGGCATGGGAGATGTGGTGTTGCGTCAGCAGATCACAGACCGCCCCTTTCTGAAGCCAGCCGCGCATGTCGCTCGGATCGGCGCGGACCACGACATAGCGCGTCTTGCCACCGAGGATCTGGATGTCGCGGGGAGTGCCCTCGGTGTTTGGATCGGCGGACGCCATGGGGTCAGGAGAGGAGAAAACGGGATTCCGGGAGAGGTAATAACACGCCGGTTGGCTCTCAAGGTCAAAAAGTTGATTTCCAATATCCAAATGTGCGGTGTTGATGACGGTTTCATGCTAGAAACCGTGTGGTTGACTGCGAATCTGTCAGTCACCACCCAGCCTCCCATTATCATGCCCAATCCCTGGACCGGAACCGGAAATCCCTACACTCGCACCGAGGTGCTTGAACGCCTTCACGACACCCTCTCCAAAGGGCAGCCCATCATTGCCGCTGGAGCGGGCACCGGCATCAGCGCGAAGTTCATCGAGAAAGGGGGCGCGGATCTCATCATCGTCTATAACAGCGGCCGCTTCCGCATGGCGGGGCACGGTTCCACC belongs to Luteolibacter ambystomatis and includes:
- the pstA gene encoding phosphate ABC transporter permease PstA, with amino-acid sequence MKNPEQLIRRGVHRNGIAEGLVKSFLGGITWAIIAIALLIFGRMIVDGAPVFFKKEAPFVDIAFLTHKTETLHVFDDAEGNRHQLPASEFHRWTAEKGESAVFNEQTFAYSGGGIAGPIVGTALLTLLSVALALFFGVCAAIYLSEYAKQGRFISWVRLAILNLAGVPSIVFGLFGFAVFVLAAPIFTDTPSERTLLAIPLGFTHISFEGWGSSLIAGAATLACMILPVIITASEESLKAVPQGFREASLAIGATRWHTIRKCVLPYALPGILTSSVLSLARAAGETAPIMFTAAVAAKDDLPWEGIKSPLAVFSGQVQALPYHIYTLAARIPTSEYTERAQFGSVFVFLLMIFLFSAVSVVLRNRVRSKLKW
- the pstB gene encoding phosphate ABC transporter ATP-binding protein PstB, yielding MVSDLSPDQTAAVPAIEIENLRFSYGTKQVLHDINLSIPAGQITAFIGPSGCGKSTLLRCLNRINDRIPSAAITGGAIRVGGIDISRTDLDLQMLRRKVGMVFQKWNPFPKSIYDNIAYGLRIHGEKSRSTIDDTVEHCLRVVALWDDVKDRLKQSAFGLSGGQQQRLCIARTIAVKPDIILMDEPCSALDPLSTLKVEELLLEMKKDYTIVIVTHNLAQASRCSDKTAFFYLGELIEYGETSQIFQTPKVPRTESYISGGFG
- a CDS encoding helix-turn-helix transcriptional regulator, yielding MASADPNTEGTPRDIQILGGKTRYVVVRADPSDMRGWLQKGAVCDLLTQHHISHAGIMLAEPPFQVTRFEQSGTFLLSCFEGEGEVLADGGWKRIKAGQTCLLPPFVMNSLKCVAGKPWHFAWVRYRESREAAPIVSSVSPLTGSQDPRTLKAAVEGLHAEASGERSLAALHHWSELVHHHVIRFAQPHQPDSRLWRLWQRVEADLGRPWTLGELSAIACVSEEHLRRICRKEIGRSPMQHLTFLRLQRARLLLCATDDKVETIAHAVGFESSFSFSNTFKKWIGWRPSEYRISQRSK
- a CDS encoding phosphate ABC transporter substrate-binding protein, coding for MRTTIRTTIGLLAGVILSATAGAQTISLKGSDTLGAKLVPQWAESFKSKHSGVKFEIAAEGSSTAFPALANGTAHIGMSSRKAKPDEITAARAKGIKLNEVEACHDMIVVITNKANPIKALTKDQVAKIFTGQVKDWSEVGGTPGPISIYTRNTSSGTYKDWQTLAMGGRNYPASSQKMAGNEQIAQEVAKNKNGIGYVGLAYSKASGVNDVTIEGVQPVAANATKYAYSRVCYLYVPENADALTKEFIEFAKGKEGQSIATRVGFVPAH
- the pstC gene encoding phosphate ABC transporter permease subunit PstC, encoding MSEPKPSPVPAGHPFRFKGRSTEGLIKAFFGGNAALTIIILILIIVFLLREGIGFFPKYRQELQVYRHSGLEFVDIARKDLTAQEQMVSLLNRAYYAQINAACRKEMLRSQEATAISNYVGEAITPARDALLRINAPADTEPAPEGEGTGEKAPAKPAPPAELLAKLSAKYQSQLQDALAGKAGEGLPKTPHLTSAEVAGLLEQLRNRDPLSKDDPQFVADLQAAVASKQAEAAGPYVAFRESINAFQDSSSAMDGLVSEISETVKATREAATLNEIETEKRDTLLAAAAKAKDPAARAQLENEATAAVTTPPVDFKSSLEPVMARMPEFKEANAAMSNGLNEVLQKLPQLSDDKAARYLSAFRKAAPELARETADTMPKLQAWNGDEKVGMGSTIWGFVTGRDWITGGGWQDFYGIVPLFAGSLMISLIALALAIPLGVGAAIYTNQLAGPRQQKFVKPTIEFLQAIPSVVLGFVGIAVLGTWLQETSMHDSLSWIPGFPIQQRLNMFTAGCLLGLMAIPTIFTLSEDAINNVPSAFSEASDALGASKLQTIFRVTVPAAISGILAAVLLGLGRVIGETMVVLLVAGNRIQIPDFTEGLGTFFQPAHTLTGIIAQELGEVPFGSVHYRALFVVGILLFLIVLLINWSAQRLLKRFRIGHH